A genomic window from Terriglobia bacterium includes:
- a CDS encoding tetratricopeptide repeat protein, protein MSDDNKGPEDKSEIRLQEMFQVFGRKQESDKPPLESLSPSRRLVPNSPLTKEESNVVFWGGLPVLWDQARATGRSDLPTGLVDQLRAALQTEIPAVTTGIAARHGTRRSERRDILMNQPGNFDGFITPDGELVSIEDVDQMLSDLSQRTENTDEIVQALWGLAGECAAVGRFAAAYGYYQKILVLVDTTGEKAECLLAMGQAREQSGDHKAALDVYSRAAELPQEPDLVWYFLHNNYAYCLNLESRYQEAEAHCRAAIEIDSERHNAHKNLGIALQGLGRYCDAARSFITAMVACPEDHRALGHLEDLVAAHGEILEQEPGLLDLRRGCHEVAGSTRGKPSLQ, encoded by the coding sequence ATGTCAGACGACAACAAAGGTCCAGAGGATAAAAGCGAGATACGGCTTCAAGAAATGTTCCAGGTCTTCGGCAGGAAGCAGGAATCAGACAAACCGCCGCTTGAGTCTCTGTCGCCTTCCAGACGGCTTGTCCCTAACTCGCCCCTGACCAAGGAAGAATCGAACGTGGTGTTTTGGGGCGGACTGCCGGTTTTATGGGATCAAGCCCGTGCCACCGGACGATCCGATCTACCAACAGGGCTGGTCGATCAACTTCGTGCCGCGCTCCAAACAGAAATCCCGGCCGTCACCACAGGAATCGCAGCCCGGCACGGAACCAGACGATCCGAAAGGAGGGATATCCTCATGAACCAACCTGGGAATTTCGATGGGTTTATAACACCGGACGGCGAGCTGGTCTCGATTGAGGACGTGGACCAAATGCTCTCGGATTTATCTCAGCGCACGGAAAACACGGACGAGATCGTGCAAGCGCTTTGGGGCCTCGCCGGGGAGTGCGCCGCTGTGGGCCGGTTCGCCGCTGCCTACGGTTATTACCAGAAGATTCTCGTCTTGGTGGATACCACTGGTGAAAAGGCCGAGTGCCTGTTGGCCATGGGGCAGGCTCGTGAGCAATCAGGTGACCACAAAGCTGCGTTGGACGTGTATTCCAGGGCGGCTGAATTGCCCCAGGAACCGGACCTTGTCTGGTATTTCCTGCATAACAACTATGCATACTGCCTCAATCTGGAAAGCCGGTATCAGGAAGCTGAGGCGCACTGCCGTGCTGCAATCGAGATCGATTCCGAGCGTCATAACGCGCACAAGAACCTCGGTATTGCTCTCCAGGGCCTGGGAAGATACTGCGATGCTGCGAGGAGTTTCATTACTGCGATGGTGGCGTGTCCAGAAGATCATCGCGCCCTTGGGCATCTGGAGGATCTTGTCGCTGCTCACGGGGAAATTCTGGAGCAGGAGCCGGGCCTATTGGACCTGCGGCGGGGATGCCATGAGGTAGCCGGATCTACAAGAGGAAAACCCAGCCTTCAGTAG